In Cryptomeria japonica chromosome 1, Sugi_1.0, whole genome shotgun sequence, the sequence aattatcagaatagtgacccttgttggagaaaatctgagggcgacccagcagttgcagacacccatgacccaatagatacaaagcatatacaaagaatacccacgaccagctgagttgtgtttagaggcgggtagcagtgctttatagaggaaattcgattaaattcgattttttttatagaagtttgaaattcgattaaattcgaacctcatccatgaaaatcgccgtatcCTATGACTTAGTCCTTAACTATAGATCAATATTGTTGCTGATGAGCCTTGCCCAATTGATTGTACCCTTGCCATGAGTAACAATCtctatgaagtagaacatccagtcCTCAACATAGGAAGCCTTAGGTGCACCAACTAATCGATAAAGTAGGGTGATGAAATCTCTGAACTCATCCTTGAAATCCACCCTGTGTAGTCTGTCGAGCCATCTGCTTCTACcacctctactcttcttcaacCAAAACTTGTCGATGATCTTTGAGCAAGCATCTAGATCATCGTCGTAGGCGGATTCAACTCCCTCCATACTTATGTAGACCATGTCCTTAGGCTCTGGTAGATGGAATGCTTCACTGATTGTTGTCTCCGAGAGATAGGCGAGCACTGTTCCATCCTTCGCCACTATCCTTCTTGAGGGAGAGTCATAATGTTGGGCACATTCCACAATTAGCTCATAGCATTGCACCGCAAGAGGAAAGACAGCTGCATTTATGATCCCACTTTCAATCATCTTCTTGGTTGTAGCAGTAGGTTCACTTGTGTATGATGGGTGCTGAACTTCCCGAGATTGGTGTCTCCTATTTTGCTCCAATGCGAAGTGATCCTGCTTTCTAATGTGCCGCTCTTCGAGTCTTCCTTGATGAGTGTATGACGGGTCATGGTTTTGTTCGGTTTAGGAGCCGCCATCTTTCACCTATGAGAGATATATAAGTTAAGGTAGTGGTAAAATATTGATGTAATGAAGCCTATTCGCTTAATAAGCTAGCTATGAaattaatccaaatcaatcttacatcTTGATAAATGTGAAATTAATTGCTAGATAAGACTGATTTGCTCCTTTAGATGAATTAGGGAGGTCTAATTTGCCTAAACAAAATCACTTTCAAACCTTAATCAGACCTGTACCTGATTTTGAATCAGTCCAAATGATGCACTTACTCCTGATTTATGATATTTGAACTCAAAATCTGATCAATGATATGACTGTTGAAGTCCAAGAATTCGCTGTCTTCTTAAATTCGCCTTTTATTCTTTGCTATTGAAGGATGAAATTCGCTCTCCAATCTGCTAAAATTCGCCCTTGTGAGGATGAAATCGCTGCTCCTTTGGGGTGAATTCGCTGTAGATGATGATTGAACTCGCTATCTTGCTGCTAAAATTCGCTAATCTGCTCCTTGATTAGAGAGAATTTGATTGATGTTTAAAATGGATGTTTGAACTTCTTCTTATAGGCGATTAGGGGAAGATTGTGTCTTTTCCATATACGCCGACTTAgtgtaataaattaaatttaaatcccTTCAAGCTGGCTGACTTACctctttttatttgaattttaaattttatttagagGGCGCCAAAACAATGTTTAATTAgtcattaaaacattaaaaaagttcGCTCCCCTACCTCAAGTggtgaagttcgctcatctccctTGAATCTTGAAGTTCGCTCCTCTAGCTCCAAaaatgaagttcgctcatgtagctTCATTTGTGAAGTTTGCTCATGTGCCTTGATTCTTGAAGTTTGCTCATCCACCTTAATTTGTGAAGTTCACTCATATGCCTTcattcttgaagttcgctcatccaccttgatttgtgaagttcgctcatgtagcttgaaacatgaagttcgctcatgtggtttgatttgtgaagttcgctcatgtggcttcaaacatgaagttcgctcatgtagtccaatttgtgaagtttgctCATGTGGCTTCAAACACGAAGTTCGCTTCTCTCACCAAGCACATGAAGTTAGATCCTATTATCCATCACATGAAGCAACTCTTGAACTTCGCTTTTGATCCTGCTCTTAAAACCATTCATTCCTTAGTTTGTGAAGTTCGCTCCCTAAAGGTGAAATTCGCTCTCCTAggcctaaacatgaaattcacTCTCCTCCTtgaattcatgaagttcgctcacttATGCTCAAACATGAAGTAAACCTCTTGAAGGCTTGGAGATGAAGTGGATTTCAAACGAGCTTGTCTCCAATCACTTTGTTTCTTATTGATTCAATCCTTAGGTTTTACTCAAACTCACACTCAAACAAGGGTTTTAGGGGAAAATTCGCTCTCATACCTcccaacatgaagttcgctcccctagCTCAATTCTTGAAGTTCGCTCTTCTAGGGCTGATCATGAAGTTCTCTCCTGGGGGCTTGGAGATGAAGTAGGTTGAAATTGAATACTAAGTGCTTGCTCATCACCTCGTTTAATTCTCTCCATTCAAACTTGCAAGACAAAGCTCTCGGAACAACTTAGCTCTCAGTCAAGGGTATACGAAGTGAATTTCTCTCCTCATGAGAAGCACTTAAAGCTTTCGTCTTTAACCTCGAGTACTTAGAGTGTCACTAACTAGAAATTCTTTAGACTCCTCGATTGAGCTCATGACTGACTCACATGAAATCTAGACCCTATTCACTCATTTCACCTACAAGAGGGAGAGACTAGACTAAGAGGCTAGGACCAAAAAAAAAGGGGGGTCCCCATCTTggtggggcgatgtgtgaaatggtcacaacaaataCCTTCTTTTGTTTATTTTGTAGGAATAACTAATGAAAAGGATGGAGAAGCGGACTGGAAGTAGCATCAAGAACACTTCAAAGGCACGGAAGAAGGCTCAAAATGCTATTAGGATGAAGGACTTCAAACCTTTCAACCGCTGCAACATGAAGCAAGCGCAACAACAAAAGGAGTAGGATACCTTCTAAGTTCTCATTCTATCAtgatgaagagatcaaaggagtgcgaaggagaagtcatacaatcacctcaaggcaagCAGGCAAAGATGGAAGAATGACTCGGCTACATCAATgcttcccatcaccactactttgagcgaacttgaaatgttgagtatcaagagatctctcgacatcccttcatgatgacgaatcaagtctacaagtgcaaaGTCGAGGTGTCATCTCGGTCACTACTCCACCAACCGAAGAGGTCCAACATTAGcacgtctagatgcaatgaacttgACTCGTATATgaaggcacaaacttcgaggcacctacccctgttatccattggtcgaataatccagagaggacatgtgtccaaatattgcaattatttcattggccagaattgagtttgttgtaacaaaccctaattagggtttcattgtaaaatctcggccattgatctcaaattgatctaagccattgaattgtattgagagcattataaaaggtcaaattcttcatttgtaaaggttaatagttaatagataGTTTTAGAAGAATAGTAATAGTAATAGAAGAGTTATTAGCTCAAGAATAGTTTAGTAGAAATTAGAAGTTAGAATAGattaggagaagaagaaattgttgaccctaattagggtttcattgtaaaatctcggccattgatctcaaattgatctaagccattgaatcgtattgagagcattataaaaaGCTCAagttcttcatttgtaaaggttaatagttaatagataGTTTTACAAGTATAGCAATAGTAATAGAAGAGTTAATAGCTCAAGAATAGTTTAGTAGAAATTAGAAGTTAGAATAGattaggagaagaagaaattgttgttaaagacttgtaaatgagatattcttttcattgaagttatggtgaaatgtattatttcaacaagtctcatggtttctacttctcatttgctttcacgttgattagattgaatggaggaatttgttgaatgcatttgtgtggaatccatttagtccataccactagcctcttgttaaTTCTAAGTGTggcttgcgtggtcaactggagtgatatgagcttaacttcaaattgttataagtccattgcttatgcattaacttgaatggtgatcaatgtttgatgataatgatttgaatatCTTTAAACTATCCCTGAGAAGATTGCACTaggcttgtgtcaaattgttcagtttgatggtgagaccttgcccagtagaattccatcaaatcattcactcattctctggcattcttaggattagaatagactccTTAAACCCTATGTCTTTTGCTCTTTCTTTATTCTCCAAGCAAGTAATTAAAATCTAAGTTCCAACGATACAAGCTTTCAACAATTCAACATAAGGccctttgtgattccagcataatcacatcaaaccaacaagcttatccacacgtcgtcacctgacatacaagaaccttggagttgtctcaagtgatccttaagcaaatcttcagcatttgagtaactttgttcaaaagaggataagatacttttgggtattttattttgtgttcgcatgtgcatgaaaaacacatcaacacaactgTGATTTGGTttggttttgtattttctgattttataatttttttgtatttttgcaagggtttatcaaaaaagcAATTGCAACATTCATTCAAACCTTTCAAGAAATCCGAAAACTAAATAGGCTATGCAATTGGATTACCCAAACAATAAATATCACTACTTTCATTATTGAATTGATGAATTCTCTACAAGCATATGCATATCACAAATAACAGAAAATCATTACTCCAATGTAAAGGCTGACTGAAAAAACAACTAAAAACCTGATTGGAATTCGCCAAATCTGCAACTACACCCTTTGCTGATGTTACCAATCCCTTCCTCCAGCTCTAGCACCTCCTTAATGATTTCCTTAAGATTTTTTGCAGCCTCTCCAACCCAAATCGCACCACTCCTAGGGTGCCGCCTTGCTGATGGCTGGAAAATACTGACCGTACTCCCTTAAATAAATGTGCAAACAATGATTTAACTTCTGAAAATAACCTGCACTTATCCCTGAATTCCTCTGAATGAATGATGCACTGAAACCCTCTAAATCGACACCACGATATGCCCAAATAGAACTTCTGGATGAAGCTCTCAGATTGCCAACTTCAGTAGACATCTCACTACCTCAAATAGCTGCAACAATGAAGAAGTATTGTTCTCCAATGGCAGATGAAAGTTTGAAACCCTTTGTCTCGGCTCTCAAACAAATTCATAGAAAAAAGATGCACAATTATAATGAATCGAAATTCTCTTATTAAGCTTATATATTCTCCAAGAGAAGTTCGAACTTCTCCAAAAAGTTCCTTATTAACATTAAAATGTTATAACATTGCATTGGCATCATTAACGAAATAAACTTTGGGTTTTGtgcacataaataattaataaattcgGCCCCCTCCTTATGATGACTTGACCCTTAAAATATAAAGTTAAGTTATAACTTTATATTAGCCttatttaatgatttaatattaatttggccacataaacattaatatctcccaaAATACTTAACATTTCGCTATGCCGTCTGAAACGGGAGTCCACCCTGGTTTTTTCCATGTGACCATGTACTCCTGCTAGAAATAGAAAGGGCCCTTCTCaaacatcccaagacttactataAATGGTAAAtatagcaaatgaagtccaaatgataccaaacgaaagccaaaccaaagcatactgaaCACCGGAGATGATACAAGCCTACCAGGATCAGCAGCCAAGGGCGTAAGGTCAAGAGGTGTCATAAATCCTGGGGCAAGGAATTCATTGAGGGTTTTCTCAGAAAGGGAGAGCAACTGGTGCATTTTCAGAATGGCTACAAGAGAGAAGGTCTTCCCTAGCCTTGGAACAAGGTAAGTTAGCACATAATCAAATACTTCACTTTAGAAGGTTGTTTTTGGGTTATCCATAATTACCATTTTCCTCTGTtagtgcatttaaggtttggaaagTTAATAAGCTTTTCTTTCTACATTTTATTTTCTCTGGAAGACTCCATAATCAACGGGGACATTCCTCCCTacaccaaggttcaatatactatCTTTAACAATTCAAACTGCACAGAACTCACCCCCATACTCATTTTCAGTCCAACACTGAAACCAAGTGCCCAGTTGACGGTTCCCTCACTCTGCAGCCAAGAAAACCCTTAGAATTTGCAGTAGTCAGGAAATTGTTTCCTTGTCTAAGTCCCTTGGAAGAATTGCGGCTTCTAACCCCCAATGGGTACCCAAAAAGGGAACCCCCATTTTAAGGAGGATAAAAAAGGTAAGGGCCAGGCTATAGAACTGAGAATTGTCTCCAAAGAAGCTCACATTAATCTAAAGAGGCTTCTGGCATCACAGTGAAAACTCAAAATAACTGGAAAAacaggaaaagaaaaaggaagacccAAAAAGAGGAAAGTAATGGAGGAGGTTGGAGATGAGGAGGACATTCAAGATGAAAACAAGAAGAGAAGGTCAATGAGAATTGCAGCAGCTACTAGCCAAGAAAAAATCCTAAGAAAAGATAAGGCTATTAAAGATCTGGGAACTGGCACTCTAGAAGTGATTCTGAACTCAGCtgatgatagtgaaggtgaagaattGGACCCTACCTACAAAAGCCCTATGGACCTGTCCCCTGAAGACATCTCTGACTCCTACTATCAACCCACTGAGAAGGATGCTCAAGAAATCAACTTGACTTCCATGGTCCTGGACTCCATCTTGCCCTCAAAAACGTCACAGAGCATCAAGGGTGTTGGCCCTGTTGGGCATAATGAAGAGAAGGGTGATGATGACTTCTAGCAAGAGATGCAGGACCATGCAGAGGAGAAAATCAGTTGTTTGGATAACAAACTTTCTCAATTCGAGGACACCTTGGCTAGGTTGCTTTCTATTACTAAAAACCTCATGGATTTTTCTATGGCTTATTTGCAAGAGGATCTAAACAGGATGAAGGTGAAGCTGGAAGAGAAGAGACAAAGTGAAAAAGAAGCCAAAGAAGATTTGCAAGATTAAAGAAGCAACAAGGGAACTGCCCTAGATAAGTGGAATGAAAGATTTAACCTGGTGGTGGATGAGCGGAACGCTCTAACAAGCCTCCACAATTTGAAATATAACTGGTCTACTGCGCCTTTTGGTCCTCTTTTTTTGTTGGGCTTTATTTTGCTGTTTGTTTTGGTGCAGCAGTTTGTTATGTTATTTGAACTCTCTATTTTGATGTTATAACTTTGAGTGTAGGACCATTTTCCCACCTTATATAATCAGAAAAAAcgtcattttttcctttttttttaaatattctgaCATTTTTTAGTTTCCCAAATTTTTCGTGATTAAATTTCAAGTATTGAATTCCATTTATCCTAATTATTATAAGTAATGCTACTATAAACAAAATAGATTTATGTGTTCTTTAAATTCATTCTTTATGTGTCTCATAAATTCTTTAAGTTTACTTTGTATatttatgcaattttttatttaacAAATTTTTTGCAAGTCCAAGTCCTAGTCCAATTTTTGGCCATCTGAGTTCTAGCTTTGAAACATCTGTTACTTGATGCAAGTATTGGCAATGATGCCTAATATTACGCAAAACGGTACATATGACTACTATGAATCTCCTCTTCACCCCTCTCACCATCAGGAGATGCACTAACTGCTTGGAGAACTCAAGATCACAATAGGTCATTAAGAATCAATCCTCATGAGAGATGGGTTAATAAGTATGAAAGAAGAGCCATTCGAGCAATGACAATGTGCTCGTGAGAAATCTGTCAATGAGAAAATGACTCATGTACTGAATAGTTCTCGCAGTGGCCCTAAAAAATGGTTCTTGATAGCATTGGACAGGCGAAACTCTAATTGCATAAAGAACCTATATTGCAATTTACATTAAATCCAGCCAAAGAGAGGATTGCTAGAAAGGCTATCGTAAACATACATGCAAATGGATTGGCGCATGAAAAATCGAACAACTCGTCTGCAGAACAGCCCATCAGAACTTTAGCGGGCTTATCAAAACAAATCACGATCATCACTCTCTTGTCAGTTGCAACTGACAGCTGTCaatacaaaaaaccttcaaatttcaGAGctagaaaagcaaaaagaaaaggtTTTTGCATACAGATCCTGGCCCAAATATATGATGAATAGTGATAAAACTTAAAAAGTAAAATATAGCCTTCCCTACCTCCGTGTAGATAATATAAACCACTTTAAATCTAATCTTAAAAAATGTAtcataaagagagagagaaaaatcaacaaacaaaaacaaatgatTGTAAAGTGTGCAATACATACAAGTAACTTGTATACTCGTTTGGAAGCAGGGGTTCTTTGATTGAAAGAGCATCTGCTGCAATGCTGAAATTCAGAAAACCCGTTGCTCTTATCAGGTAGAATACCCTCGCAGTTGCTACAAACCCTGTAGCTGCATATATAAAACTATACACTGAAAATTTCTTTATAATTCAGGCATTCTGAAATGGCTCATAATTGAAAACGTAATAAAGAAAACAGTATATGAAACGAATGGACTCAATTACCCAATTTGAAAAAAGTGATGCTATGTACCAGAAATTTGAAAAAAGTGATGCTATGTACCAGAAATTTGAAGAATCCATGGCCACAATGGAGCAGAAGGGAAGAGTCAGGTCTCTCTTTGCCATAGCCAAATGTTATGGAGGGAACAAAACAGAGAAGACTTATGTTTAAATTTCATTTCAAGAATAATTTATGTTGTATTGCTATTTTTAAAAACATTGGGTTCTGATAAAGTGGAAGTTTTATCCGGTTTCTGATGATGGTGGGCAATGAGAGGATGGCCTTTTAGCCTAAAGTTGAACTTCCTGAAAAAAGAATGGCAAGCCATCAAACACATGAAGTTGTTGAGTGTCCTGTAGCTGGTCCACTGCTTGTTGGCTAGTCTTTCCTTTTTTATTGTTTTGCATTGTTGTTTCTACTATTTTAGTGTGTTACTTTCCCTAGTCTTACCTTTGGTGAGACTCATTTCTTTTGTCTCGATGCTTGATGCTTGTTTTGGTATGTGTATCAAAACCCTTCATGACATATGAATTGTCATagtagtatttttttttaaattagggtttttataattGTCTAAAGGTTTGTAAATGCCCttcaccttaaaccctaaattCGTGTATGGTTATGTTATTTTATGTtatattttgtgttgatttgagCGATCAATACCTCCAATTTAAGTTAGTCGTGAAGGCCCTTTGATCATGTGTTAAACGATCCCTTCTCTCTGAATATTCTAGTGATCCCAGTTAAGATGTATATTTTGCATAGCTTAAGCATTTGTTATCAGGCTAAAGAATTATGGTCCCCACCCTTGCTTACATGGCATATTTTGATGCATCACTCCTAATTATTCTATCATGACTTCTTTCTTGAAGAGAGTTTCCATCTAGTGAAACAGTGATATGGTTCTTTGTCTACCATATCACCTGACATGTCAACCTCCATTGCCTTGTTGTTGTCATATTGCAGCTAGCCCTTTTATTGCAAAAGTAATCCTTTGTTCTTTCCCAAATATGTGAAACCTATATATGCTGATATGGCACTTCCTTCACTAACATTCTTCCTTGTCGTAACTAATGCTTCTATTGTAGGTTCCTTTTGTGAGCCTATCTAGGGAGTTGCAAAAGGCTAATGTGatgccttgatcttgttggcaTCCAGTTGACGATTGTTCATTAGTATCATGGATGGATACGTCATTGTGGTTCAAGGATTCCTTTTCCTCTTGAGCCTACGATACTATAATGTGCTTGTaactaggaatttgggaaaacatcaaagcaataaacATTAGCTAAcaacaaagctaaattgcaatgaaaaatgtcctaatacactcaatagacctatgaagacaagataatcaaaccaaatgcaaaccattacaaacgcggatgtctcctccataattctccattggctTTTTTCTCCTTCAAATGGGACTTGTGTGGAAATCACCTACAAGATTGCAAGTGTGATGGAAGCAAGATTGCAAAGTGAAAACAACAACGTAAGGATACTCGAAAATGTGGTTGAAAATCAATGATGAGAGAgaccaatttataaacaaattgatgAGAGGATGAAATTAACatgaaagaggatgagaaaagcaaTTTCATTTGAAATTGGCACAATGATTTGAAAAGGGaagggttatgacaccttctatgtcatgactaTGACGAATTTcctgttggcataactaatggtgttggcacaatcggttcatcagttagtattgtcattgatgaccaacacttaccagtgaataaggccaatctcataggcaagaagatgtggtaaacctcaatggtttactcatggctgcaaacagtatggaggattcaatgcttcccaaatatgcatcattgacacacttaagcagtgtgttgtTAGAAGGCTAATCGGTTGAAGGGAAAACAGAGTATTCGACCGGTCAGTCAAGCACCCGATAGATATTGAGATTAGTTTCTTCAAACTagcagatgaaatgatgatgtggtcacaagaggtgactcagattgcagtttagtagtcttGTGCACAACTGGAACACTCTGGAAAGACAGGTGATCAGTCTAATTGATGATCAGTGATCGGTGgcaaaaggtgaagagttacaccggtgaaccggtgatacaggttgaaggatgatattcTTCGGGAATCTCGGAGCAGTGATCGATAAGCTGGATGCGATGatcaaaggtgagtcagtcatggcgAGATATTATTAAACAAACGGATAGTGAAATTTACTACAGTCAACAATCAATTAAGGTGATATTTGTGTGGATTTTCCGGTTCGCAATTAAAAAAGAACAGAATACGACCcaaaggttggtgaaattatgagttgcagaggtAGTTAAGGATAAGCCATtggcaaaattgatggagagagcaCAGAGATAGTGCAGGAAGATTTGGAAAGTTTTGATTTTCAAATCTACTAAGTTTTGTATAAAGGTTTCTagcgaaaaccaaaaagtttgattgtaaaaattgcaaagtgcaattCTAAGGAAAGGCAatccaacaagatgagaagagggcagaactaCTAAGTGAATaacagagtggtgaagagagtgtgcagagctcaTATAGTGTGAAGAGCAAGTGTGATGCAGAACAtcggtagagtgcagagcaagtgtaaccaaaggttaaaccaaagagcttcatttggatctgattaagctaagagtagctattacaacatatcattctctctgttgttttctaataactacaacaacaaaatcccttaaccaggtggactttaacaggtccctttgtaaaatcccttaaccgggtgacatcttaaattatgatcctaa encodes:
- the LOC131049700 gene encoding uncharacterized protein LOC131049700 gives rise to the protein MAKRDLTLPFCSIVAMDSSNFCYRVCSNCEGILPDKSNGFSEFQHCSRCSFNQRTPASKRVYKLLLSVATDKRVMIVICFDKPAKVLMGCSADELFDFSCANPFALEASARFLEGQMFQMVLRKPQSGNAQHMRIDSIVPLASNFHPVIEYLKKLYRT